A single Drosophila miranda strain MSH22 chromosome XR, D.miranda_PacBio2.1, whole genome shotgun sequence DNA region contains:
- the LOC108165280 gene encoding protein TsetseEP, translating into MGCASSTPMVATAGSEMLKAATHVREKGEAVVEDATQTLTTGLDTAKETVGAAVAGITNDLGNAFKEGTHALDEAKHKVMEGLHLEQPQPAQEEEATSAAADAAAVESGEVMAEVSSSRAPTPQLQGDADSLKTSTPEPEIERALANDEESPPTPQPSLEELAHLSAQVESITDAQPPPLPPSHPHPPSAVEEAAPPAAPVEAPAPAASVE; encoded by the exons ATGGGCTGTGCCAGCAGCACTCCCATGGTTGCAACGGCCGGCAGCGAAATGCTGAAAGCCGCCACCCATGTCCGGGAGAAGGGCGAGGCCGTTGTGGAAG ATGCCACTCAGACGTTGACCACGGGCCTGGACACGGCCAAGGAGACGGTGGGCGCGGCCGTGGCGGGGATTACCAACGATCTGGGTAACGCCTTCAAGGAGGGCACCCACGCCCTGGACGAGGCCAAGCACAAGGTGATGGAGGGCCTGCACCTTGAACAGCCCCAGCCCGCCCAGGAAGAGGAGGCGACGTCGGCGGCGGCGGATGCGGCGGCGGTGGAGTCTGGCGAGGTCATGGCCGAGGTGAGCTCATCCCGAGCCCCAACACCACAGCTGCAGGGAGATGCGGACAGCCTGAAGACCTCCACCCCGGAGCCAGAGATCGAGCGGGCGCTGGCCAACGATGAGGAGAGTCCACCCACGCCACAGCCATCGCTGGAGGAGCTGGCTCATCTGAGTGCCCAGGTGGAGTCGATTACCGATGCCCAGCCTCCTCCTCTTCCGCCttctcatcctcatcctccaTCTGCTGTGGAAGAAGCGGCGCCTCCTGCTGCTCCAGTTGAGGCTCCTGCCCCCGCTGCGTCCGTGGAGTAA
- the LOC108153697 gene encoding gamma-tubulin complex component 2 homolog — MDSVDLNKSIKETVRQVLSKEELEKEGRKIHEVRSLPKSDAWTFESVGGLFMPTQDISKMPLDRQEQLLIRNLIYAFSGVPSSHIRPEATFSQIATMQQSGLPNVRFKIDEGFNSTLRTLGNYLLPLVSHFIGVQNFIETTNMTPRSGRTSLALAAAMNDKMQQYYDLQATMETEMQERKLFLKDLVRQLRPWVGIMKVFSSMVTRARGKKTSAQILSDMNKIYEKLRPSDLELKELIENILNSVSSVYMKIVQLWTQKGIIYDLQHEFFVEDSERSNSMSSTLLAPEQCCHAYWENRYTLLPERLPDFLNPLAAEIFHAGKYLNILRQCNVKMTLMQTPLNYNPKEQSHVEIIRSSYELPGKKLLDHLKTEHHLERHLDNLHGYFLLQNQEFAEALLANYQKHMQRGVDRMIPETLQSLLMETLQIIDDPFKDLMRCQLKDRDVASQLQKLVSREHGEVDKTEGNTSNTTSDDDGDPFGRFTLYGYEAFALRYEPKWPLSFVLHSEPLQKIQLLQRVILLLRYVQRQLQALWQAPPEGTTPISQSSRSEALRQSMLGIMINLEQYITQDIAEPRWEMLTVVADKAQHIDDLLERLSITLEECLRLGLLSGAIAFVRSLFTLGQVCLNFSSFAETPLCDEQAFDDGVAEYETEFGSLLKSILDLVRELANSASSTADDERESCQQLLLRLEDYN; from the coding sequence atgGATTCCGTCGATCTGAATAAAAGCATTAAGGAGACCGTACGTCAGGTCCTCAGCAAAGAGGAGCTGGAGAAGGAGGGGCGAAAGATCCATGAGGTGAGGAGCCTTCCCAAGTCGGATGCGTGGACCTTTGAGAGTGTGGGTGGCCTCTTTATGCCCACACAGGACATTTCCAAGATGCCACTGGATCGCCAGGAGCAGCTGCTGATACGCAACCTCATCTACGCCTTCTCGGGCGTACCCTCGTCGCACATAAGGCCGGAAGCGACCTTCAGCCAGATCGCAACGATGCAGCAATCGGGCCTGCCCAATGTGCGCTTTAAGATCGATGAGGGGTTCAACAGTACCCTTAGAACGCTGGGCAACTATTTGCTGCCCTTGGTCAGCCACTTCATCGGTGTCCAGAACTTCATTGAGACCACTAACATGACTCCAAGGAGCGGACGCACCAGTCTGGCCCTGGCCGCCGCCATGAACGACAAAATGCAGCAGTACTACGACCTCCAGGCGACGATGGAGACGGAGATGCAGGAACGGAAGCTCTTTTTAAAGGATCTGGTGCGGCAGCTTCGTCCCTGGGTCGGCATCATGAAGGTGTTTAGCTCGATGGTCACCAGAGCCCGCGGCAAGAAAACCAGCGCCCAGATTCTCAGCGATATGAATAAGATCTATGAGAAGCTGAGGCCAAGCGATCTGGAGCTGAAGGAGCTTATCGAAAATATCCTGAACTCCGTCAGCAGCGTCTACATGAAGATCGTACAACTGTGGACCCAAAAAGGCATCATCTACGACTTGCAGCACGAGTTCTTTGTAGAGGACTCGGAGCGCTCCAATTCCATGAGCAGCACCCTCCTGGCCCCGGAACAGTGCTGTCACGCCTACTGGGAGAATCGCTACACCCTGCTGCCGGAGCGCCTGCCAGATTTCCTGAACCCCCTGGCTGCGGAGATATTCCATGCCGGCAAGTACCTCAACATCCTGCGGCAGTGCAACGTGAAGATGACGCTGATGCAGACTCCACTCAACTACAATCCCAAGGAACAGAGCCATGTGGAGATCATTCGGAGCAGCTACGAACTGCCGGGCAAGAAGCTGCTGGATCACCTGAAAACGGAGCACCACCTGGAGCGGCATCTGGACAATCTGCACGGCTACTTCCTGCTTCAGAACCAGGAATTCGCGGAGGCACTGCTGGCCAACTACCAGAAGCATATGCAGAGAGGCGTGGACCGCATGATTCCGGAGACGCTGCAGAGTCTGCTCATGGAGACGCTGCAGATAATCGACGATCCTTTCAAGGACCTGATGCGCTGCCAGCTAAAGGACCGCGATGTGGCCTCCCAGCTGCAGAAGCTGGTGAGCCGCGAACATGGAGAGGTGGACAAAACCGAGGGGAACACCAGCAACACCACCAGCGACGACGATGGAGATCCTTTCGGTAGGTTCACTCTCTACGGCTACGAGGCCTTTGCCCTACGCTACGAGCCCAAGTGGCCGCTCAGCTTCGTCCTTCACTCGGAGCCCCTGCAGAAAATACAACTTCTGCAGCGCGTTATCTTGCTTCTGCGCTACGTGCAGCGTCAGTTGCAGGCCCTGTGGCAAGCCCCGCCCGAGGGCACTACCCCCATCTCGCAAAGCAGTCGCTCCGAAGCCCTGCGCCAAAGCATGCTGGGCATCATGATCAACCTGGAGCAGTACATCACCCAGGACATTGCGGAGCCGCGCTGGGAGATGCTCACCGTAGTGGCGGACAAGGCCCAGCACATCGACGATCTGCTCGAGCGGCTCTCCATCACCCTGGAGGAATGTCTGCGCCTGGGCCTCCTCTCGGGAGCCATTGCCTTTGTGCGCTCCCTATTCACGCTCGGCCAGGTGTGCCTCAACTTCAGCAGCTTCGCCGAGACCCCGCTCTGTGACGAGCAGGCCTTCGACGACGGCGTGGCCGAGTACGAAACTGAGTTTGGCAGCCTCCTGAAAAGCATCCTGGATCTGGTGCGGGAGCTGGCCAACTCCGCCAGCAGCACCGCAGATGATGAGCGTGagtcctgtcagcagttgcTGCTACGCCTGGAGGACTACAACTAG
- the LOC108153530 gene encoding WD repeat-containing protein 63 codes for METGSGTEVDIEGGMTPPEPEGGAPGSILEAPLTAKPKAPYLKKFIEPDSDEDVVGDLRQLYNIHESWRTLLSLPSCQKVMVSENVQKSMNIEVGVNVTQEFPWKQVKYKDLRDILFEELENVMDLMKLFKNFNQENYVLIGFCPLLTESVEDPPEGDPFIFFSSPKDTKTAMGIIQNMEAFERWRMQRRLRKKPRRWVSQGTENEMIVLVEHFKDEPIDVEIQSVYPIQEPKHVAFDYRMARDVRDGVIELLPNENIKFENVTRRRITVAVQSAPALIHREQQTNPTFPSNAWSQYLYEIDESDLELDDTDVEEEEGKLPKPISPVEDQEVPVKPPPEMSDQIKLLLNTLDFNQIDSYRDDYMLISNKQVVQYTNQYLQEFICFANISKSNKRFVAGHDWYPRLSGLIAVSYAFSTPATVKLATNQEDWVQQAVLQPNPVLLWSFADNLNYKLEFEAPIETTALAFCPFNGDLLLGGCKNGQVVIWDLQGRCERLDEEEYLSAAQAKYRTMIGDFLNWTIDLDEDVIVAPATISPLENSPKGAITGFYWLGNQFYMNNFGKVYTDPDTRVQHKFFVTCAFDGTVSFWNLEPSSKQEKDKMRTRLLPKELTQSESAIKSQMVKPTYNLYFNEPLTGIIADSSVFSIRTPPPKMIMESPANYPTTLVPKNPPTLRQTMILSTFYGHISRVEWLGMYADSDPKEIVNCSVQFAMVHDGPVVSVRKNPFYPELFVSIGRNVFALWKEDYPHSAIFWRKRPCDLTAVAWSENRPAVLYITRIDGILEAWDILARDDDACLIEILGGGIITGITEHRPSLPYKILGIGDYNSSIRMVKLPHSFDVPLDNELQKLMNYVLKEERRKTGIQAWEQKYYELNKDIIEAKREAEEETRKEMERIEREEQLNTRKRQAEGEEENADSSKPTQGLAYNERMAVLWDELNLNRMMTILMSRKQMDPEKLARETALQKEQLSYEAAKKESHVKLLSTLDSEINTIRSRILPAEVPDMQRSEMIQERIKREMEMADTYERVCENSFEILNMFNEFKPIDYIEFLERGRQRRKLLDQALGGNTDRLLWYQEKVKNMEIYECNFGYEFLYTTRPDSGPPSDEPLGRPSDIPSDTIAAMLSNTDTLSKSHQSEDV; via the exons ATGGAGACTGGTTCTGGAACCGAAGTGGATATAGAGGGGGGCATGACACCCCCGGAGCCGGAGGGGGGTGCACCGGGGAGCATACTGGAGGCGCCCCTCACGGCAAAGCCCAAAGCGCCCTATCTCAAGAAGTTCATAGAGCCCGATTCCGATGAGGACGTGGTGGGCGATCTACGCCAGCTGTACAATATCCACGAGTCCTGGCGCACGCTCCTCTCGCTGCCCAGCTGCCAGAAGGTCATGGTCTC AGAGAACGTTCAGAAGAGCATGAATATTGAAGTGGGTGTCAATGTCACGCAGGAGTTCCCCTGGAAGCAGGTTAAGTACAAGGATCTGCGGGACATTCTGTTCGAGGAGCTGGAGAACGTGATGGATCTGATGAAGCTGTTCAAGAACTTCAACCAGGAAAACTACGTGCTGATCGGCTTCTGTCCCTTACTCACCGAGTCCGTGGAGGACCCACCGGAGGGCGATCCCTTCATCTTCTTTTCCAGCCCCAAGGATACCAAGACGGCCATGGGCATCATTCAGAACATGGAGGCCTTTGAGCGCTGGCGGATGCAGCGGCGCCTGCGCAAGAAGCCCCGCCGCTGGGTTAGCCAGGGCACCGAGAACGAGATGATCGTCCTGGTGGAGCACTTCAAGGACGAGCCCATCGACGTCGAGATCCAGAGCGTGTACCCCATCCAGGAGCCCAAGCACGTGGCCTTCGACTACCGCATGGCGCGAGATGTGCGCGACGGCGTCATCGAGCTGCTGCCCAACGAGAATATCAAGTTCGAAAATGTCACCCGTCGTCGGATTACCGTCGCCGTTCAGTCCGCCCCGGCGCTCATCCATCGCGAGCAGCAGACGAATCCCACATTTCCCTCGAATGCCTGGTCGCAGTATCTCTACGAGATCGATGAAAGCG ATCTCGAGCTGGACGACACCGATGTGGAGGAGGAAGAGGGTAAGCTGCCGAAGCCCATAAGCCCTGTAGAAGATCAGGAGGTGCCGGTGAAGCCGCCACCCGAAATGTCCGATCAAATCAAGCTGCTGCTCAACACACTCGACTTCAACCAAATCGACAGCTATCG CGATGACTATATGCTCATATCGAACAAGCAGGTGGTGCAGTACACCAATCAGTACCTTCAGGAGTTCATCTGCTTTGCCAACATTTCGAAGAGCAACAAGCGCTTTGTGGCTGGCCACGACTGGTACCCGCGCCTCTCCGGATTGATCGCTGTGTCGTATGCTTTCAGCACACCGGCCACCGTCAAGCTGGCCACGAATCAGGAGGACTGGGTGCAGCAGGCGGTCCTCCAGCCGAATCCCGTGCTGCTGTGGAGCTTTGCGGATAATCTGAACTACAAGCTGGAGTTTGAGGCGCCAATCGAGACGACGGCACTGGCCTTCTGTCCCTTCAATGGGGATCTACTGCTGGGCGGCTGCAAGAACGGACAGGTGGTCATATGGGATCTGCAGGGACGCTGTGAACGCTTGGATGAGGAGGAATACCTGTCGGCCGCCCAGGCCAAATACCGCACAATGATCGGGGACTTTCTCAATTGGACCATTGATCTGGACGAGGATGTGATAGTTGCCCCGGCCACCATCTCGCCGCTGGAGAACTCTCCCAAGGGCGCCATCACTGGATTCTATTGGCTGGGCAATCAGTTTTATATGAACAACTTTGGCAAGGTGTACACCGATCCGGACACACGCGTTCAGCACAAGTTCTTCGTTACCTGCGCCTTTGATGGCACCGTCAGCTTCTGGAATCTGGAGCCGAGCTCCAAGCAGGAGAAGGACAAAATGCGGACACGTCTGCTGCCCAAGGAGCTGACCCAGAGCGAGTCGGCCATCAAGTCGCAGATGGTGAAGCCCACCTACAATCTGTACTTCAATGAACCACTGACGGGGATCATAGCGGACAGCTCGGTGTTCTCGATTCGCACTCCACCGCCCAAGATGATCATGGAGAGCCCAGCCAATTATCCCACTACGCTGGTGCCCAAGAATCCGCCAACCCTAAGGCAGACCATGATCCTGTCCACGTTCTATGGGCACATTAGTCGCGTCGAATGGCTGGGCATGTACGCGGACTCCGATCCCAAGGAGATTGTCAACTGTTCGGTGCAATTTGCGATGGTGCATGATGGTCCCGTGGTGTCTGTCCGCAAGAATCCCTTTTATCCGGAGCTCTTCGTCTCCATCGGGCGCAATGTGTTCGCCTTGTGGAAGGAGGACTATCCCCATTCGGCGATCTTCTGGCGGAAGCGACCCTGCGATCTCACAGCCGTTGCCTGGAGCGAGAATCGTCCCGCCGTCCTCTATATAACCCGCATCGATGGGATACTCGAGGCGTGGGATATTCTGG CTCGCGACGATGATGCCTGTCTGATCGAGATCCTGGGCGGCGGCATTATCACTGGCATCACCGAGCACCGACCCTCGCTGCCCTACAAGATCCTCGGCATCGGGGACTACAACAGCAGCATTCGGATGGTGAAGCTGCCGCACAGCTTCGATGTGCCCCTGGACAACGAGCTGCAGAAGCTGATGAACTATGTGCTCAAGGAGGAACGTCGCAAGACTGGAATACAGGCGTGGGAGCAGAAGTACTACGAGCTCAACAAGGACATCATCGAGGCGAAGCGCGAGGCCGAGGAGGAGACGCGCAAGGAGATGGAGCGCATCGAGCGGGAGGAGCAGCTGAACACCCGCAAACGACAGGCGGAAGGTGAAGAGGAAAACGC TGACAGCAGCAAACCAACCCAGGGATTGGCCTACAACGAGCGCATGGCTGTCCTCTGGGACGAGCTGAATCTCAACCGCATGATGACCATCCTGATGTCGCGCAAACAGATGGATCCCGAGAAGCTGGCCCGCGAGACGGCCCTGCAGAAGGAGCAACTAAGCTACGAGGCAGCCAAGAAGGAGTCGCATGTGAAGCTTCTATCCACGCTGGACAGCGAGATCAACACGATCCGTTCCCGCATCCTGCCCGCCGAAGTGCCAGACATGCAGCGCAGCGAGATGATCCAGGAGCGCATCAAGCGCGAAATGGAGATGGCCGACACGTATGAGCGGGTGTGCGAGAACTCCTTCGAGATCCTTAACATGTTCAACGAATTCAAGCCCATCGACTACATAGAGTTCCTGGAGCGGGGCCGTCAGCGTCGCAAGCTGCTCGATCAGGCCCTGGGCGGCAACACTGATCGGCTGCTCTGGTACCAGGAGAAGGTCAAGAACATGGAGATCTACGAGTGCAACTTTGGCTATGAGTTCCTGTACACCACGCGCCCGGACTCGGGGCCTCCGAGTGATGAACCACTTGGACGTCCAAGTGATATTCCATCGGATACTATTGCGGCAATGCTGTCCAACACGGATACTCTATCGAAAAGTCATCAATCGGAGGATGTGTAA